In the genome of Luteitalea sp., the window GTTGCGGCCGAGACGGTAAGTGTCAACCGGACAGCAGTGGGACAGCCCCCGTTTTACGGAACACGTAAGGAAGTACGCAGTTCCTTCTTCATGGTTTCATGGTAGACAAAGGACAGTGCCCGTTTTACGTGTTCCGTAAAACGGGGGCTGTCCCCGTTTTATGTCGACGATAGCCGTTATCGGTGCCGGAAGTTGGGGTACCGCGTTCGCTATTCATCTTGCACGGCGTGGCCACGAAGTGCGCCTCTGGGCGCGTGATCCTGCGCTTGCGGCTGACATCGCCAAGCGGCGCGCCAATGCCGTGTACTTGCCAGATGCGGTCTTGCCCGATGGCGTCACGCCGGTTGCGCGTCTGGATGAGGCGCTGTCCGGCGCCAGCGTCGCGGTCTGCACGGTGCCATCGCACGGCGTTCGGCTCGTGCTCCGTGCTGCGGCGCCACATCTCGAGCCGGGCGTTGTCCTCGTGAGCGGAACCAAGGGGCTCGAGACCGGCAGCCTGCTTCGCGTGTCCGAAGTGATTCACGACGAAATCGGAGCGGCACACCCGATCGTCGTGTTATCGGGGCCGAGCTTTGCGACGGAGGTGGCTCGCGGATTACCCGCCGCGGTGTGCGTCGCTTCCACCGAGAGCGCGGCGGTCGAACGGGTGCAGGCGGAGTTCCGCGGACCCAGCCTACGGCTCTACGGCAGCACCGATGTGGTAGGTGTTGAGATTGGCGGTGCGCTCAAGAACGTGATTGCCATCGCCGCAGGTGTTGTCGAAGGGCTGGGCCTTGGTGCCAATGCCATGGCTGCGCTCATCACCCGCGGTCTCGTGGAGGTCTCCCGGCTGGCCTGCGCTCTTGGCGGCCGGCGTGACACGCTCGCCGGTTTGAGCGGCCTCGGGGATCTCGTGCTCACCTGCACGGGCGAGCTCAGTCGCAACCACCATGTTGGCGTGGAGCTGGGCAAGGGGCGTCCCCTGCACGAGATTCTGGCCGGGATGAAGATGGTGGCCGAGGGCGTGAAGACGACCGAGGCGGCCGTGGCGCTCGGTGCTCGGCTCGGGGTCGAGCTGCCGATTGCGAGGCAGATGGCCGACGTGCTCGGGGACCGCAAAGCCCCGCGCATTGCCGTCGAGGAGCTCATGGCGCGGCCGCAACGGAATGAGCTGGAGTAAGCCGGACGTCATGGGATTCTTCGATCGACTCAAAGCAAGCCTGGATCGGACCAAGCAGCAGTTCCGCGGCCGGTTCGACGATCTGACCGGCGCGGCGGACCAACAGCGCGCGTCGACGCGCACCGTGGAAGTGGACACGCTCGAGGCGCTCGAAGAGCTGCTCATTTCGGCCGACGTGGGCGTGGCGGCCACCGAACGGATCGTCGCCACGGTCGGGCAGCGAGCTCGCCGAGGTCAGAGCTTGGGCCACCTCGTGCAGGAGGAAATCCTCCAGATCTTCGACGAGGTGAACCAGCCGCCGCCAGACGGTGCGACGCCGCGGATCATGCTCCTGGTCGGTGTCAACGGCACGGGCAAGACGACAACCGTCGGCAAGCTGGCGAACTTGTTTCGAATGTCCGGCCAGGCGCCGCTCGTGTGTGCCGCCGACACGTTTCGTGCGGCTGCGGTCGAGCAGCTGGAGGTTTGGACGACCCGCGCCGGCGTCGATTTCGTTCGCGCCCATCCCGGCGGCGATCCCGCAGCCGTCGTGTTCGATGCCATCAAGTCAGCGCAGACCCGCCGCCGCGATCCGGTCATCGTCGACACGGCCGGACGCCTGCACACGCGGGTCAACCTGATGAACGAGCTCGAGAAGATCAAGCGCATCGCGGGGCGAGAGGTGGAGGGCGCGCCGCACGACGTCCTCTTGGTGCTCGATGCCACGGTCGGCCAGAACGGTCTCGTCCAGGCGCAGCAGTTCATGAACGCTGCCGGCGTGAACGGGATCGTGCTGACGAAGCTCGATGGAACCGCCAAGGGCGGCGTCGCCGTGGCGATCGCGCAGGACCTGCGGCTCCCGATTCGTTACGTGGGCACGGGCGAGACCATCGAGGATCTCGTGCCGTTCTCGGCTGGCGAGTACGTCCAGGCCTTGTTCGAGGAGACCTGGTAGCCGTGTCGCTCGACGCGAGCGCGCAGGATGCTGTCGATCGTGAGCTCATGCGTCGCGCGTTGCGGCTTGCCGAGCGCGGGCGCGGCCAGACGAGCCCGAACCCGCTCGTGGGCGCGATCATCGTGTCGCGGAGCGGCGTGCTGGTCGGCAGTGGCCATCATCGCAGAGCCGGCGGACCGCACGCCGAGATCATGGCGCTCGAGGAGGCCGGTGGCGCCGCGCGGGGGGCCACGCTGTACTGCACGCTCGAGCCGTGTTGCCACCAGGGCCGGACCGGCCCGTGCGTGGTACCGATTGCCGCCTCGGGGATCCAGCGCGTCGTGATTCCGCTCGAGGATCCCGACCCCCGGGTCGCCGGACGGGGCGTCCAGTATCTCCGCGAGCACGGTATCCGCGTAGACGTCGGCATTGGCCGCGACGAGGCTGTCACGCTCAACGCCGCCTTTTTCACCGGTTTGCGCGAGCGGCGCCCGCATGTCACCATTAAGATTGCGATTAGCCAGGACGGGCGGATCGCGGCTGCACCTGGTCAGCGCACGCCAGTGACTGGGGAGGCGGCACTGCGGCGCGTGCAGCGGCTCCGTGCGGAGGTCGACGCCGTTGGCGTCGGATCGGAGACGGCGCTGGTCGACGATCCTCTGCTGACCGTGCGTGAGGTCTATCGCGCACGGCCACTGGTGCGAGCGGTGTTCGACCGTCGCTTGCGGACGCCGCCGACCTCGCGCCTTCTCTCGGCGCCGGAGCGTGGCACTGTCTGGATCATCACAACGCAAGCACGCGTGGAGGACGCAGCCGAACGGGTGCGTGCGCTCGAAGCGGCAGGTGCGACGCTCGTTTGCCTGGACCAGGGCCACCTGGTGTCAGCGCTTGCCGAGCTGTACGCACGTGGCATCCAGTCGCTGCTCGTCGAGGGTGGCGCGCTCTTGCACCGTGCTTGTTGGGACGCGGGTGTTGTCGATCGTGTGGAGATTCACCAGAGCCCACGGGTGCTGGGCTCGGGCGGCGTGGCCTGGATGATGCCGGCTGAAACGGTCGTCGAGCGCCTCAGCGGCACGCGCCGGACCACGGCAGGAGACGACGTGATCGTGACGGGCGACGTGAGGCGTGGATAACCTGATGTTCACGGGACTGATCGAAGCGGTGGGCGAGATCGTCGCGCGGGAGATCTTCGAGCACGGAGAGCGGCTGCACATCACAGCGCCGATTGCCGACGAGCTGTCGGTGGGCGACAGTATTGCCACGAGCGGCGTTTGTCTGACCGTGACAGCGCTCACCTCGTCTGCCTGGAGCGTTGACGTCTCGCCGGAAACGCTCCGCGTCACGACACTAGGACAGATCGAGCCCGGCCGCCTGGTCAACCTGGAGCGACCGCTGCGCGTGGGTGCGAGCTTTGGCGGCCACTTCGTGCAGGGCCACGTGGACGGCATCGGCAGCCTCATGAGCGTGGTCGAGGAGGGCGAGTTCCATCGGATCACGGTATCCTATCCTGCAGTGCTGGCACCGTTCATGGTGTCGAAGGGCGCCATTGCCGTCGACGGAGTGAGCCTGACAATTGCCGATCTGCGCAACGGCGAGTTCGACGCCCAGATTGTGCCGCACACCTGGCGGGCGACGGCGCTCCAGAGGACGCGTGTCGGCGACGCGGTGAATCTCGAGTGCGACATGCTGGGCAAGTACGTGATTCGATTCTTGGAGTTCCGGGCGCCCTGACGGCGAAGGACACGAAGGGACGGGAAGGACACGAAGGTTTTCACCACGAAGGACACGAAGATCACGAAGAAAACCAATTTGAATCCTTCTTCGTGAACTTCGTGTTCTTCGTGGTTGATTCTTCGTATCCTTCGTGGTCGTCGACTTCGTGGTCCGCCGCCTTCGTAGCGGTGACGGCGAGTGAGTGAAGTTCCATGAGCACGAAAATTCGCTTGGCGAAAGGCGCGCGGCGCGAGCGGTTGCCGTTTGCGCGGATCGAGGAGGCGGTCGAAGCGTTCCGCGCGGGGCGCATGGTCATCATTGTCGATGACGAAGACCGTGAGAACGAGGGGGACCTCGCGCTTGCCGCCGAGAAGGTCACGCCGGAGGCGATCAACTTCATGGCCACACATGGCCGGGGCCTGATTTGTCTGTCGATGACCGCCGAGCGACTGGACGAGCTGCAGATTCCGCTCATGGTCCAGGACAATACGTCGTGCTACGGCACCGCGTTTTGCGTGACGATCGAGGCGAAGTACAAGACGACCACCGGCATCTCGGCGTCGGACCGGGCGGCCACGATTCTCACGGCCATCGATCCGAATACACAACCGTTCGACCTCGCGCGGCCCGGCCATGTGTTTCCTCTGCGCGCGCGTGCGGGCGGTGTCCTCGTCCGCGCCGGCCAGACCGAGGCCTCGGTCGACCTCGCGCGGATTGCCGGGCTGACGCCTGCCGCGGTGATTTGCGAGATCATGAACAGCGACGGCACGATGGCGCGCGTGCCCGATCTCCGCCGCGTCGCTCGCAAGCACGATCTCCTCGTCATCACGATTGCGGATCTCATTCGGTATCGCGTACGCACCGAGCGTATGGTACGGCGCATTGCCGCCGCTCAACTGCCCACTGGCTTTGGCGAGTTCCGTGTCTTTGCGTATGAAAGCGATATCGATGGCCAAGGCCACGTGGCGTTGGTCCGCGGCGACGTCGGCGACGGCGAGAGCATCATGGTGCGCGTCCATTCGAAGTGCCTCACGGGTGATGTGTTCCACTCGATGCGCTGCGATTGCGGCGCCCAGCTCCATCGGGCGCTCGAGCGTATTGCGCAGGAAGGGCGAGGGATTCTGTTGTACCTGCATCAAGAGGGACGTGGCATCGGTCTCGCCAACAAGATCCGCGCCTATGAGCTGCAGGACCAAGGCTACGATACCGTCGAGGCCAATGAGCGACTGGGGTTCAAGGCGGATCAGCGGGACTACGGCATCGGTGCGCAGATCCTCCGTGATCTAGGCGTTTGCTCCATGCGACTCCTCACGAACAATCCGCGCAAGTTCATCGGCCTGGAAGGCTACGGCCTGTCGATTGTCGACACGCTGCCCATCGAGATCCCCGTGTCGGAGCACACGCGCCGATATCTGAAGGCCAAGAAGGACAAACTGGGCCACAAGCTGTCCAGCGTGTGAAAAGGTACGCGGTTCCTGTTTTTCCGCCAGTTTGACAGGTGGGGTGTGGCTAGGCTACTCTAACTGTTTGCGTGCGAGTGGCTTAGCGCCCACGTATGCGTACCGACGGCCATGTTCGAGTCTCTGAGCACACGACTTCAGGACGTTTTCCGCTCCCTCCGCGGCGAGGCACGCCTCACGCCGGAGCTGGTCGAAGTCGCCCTGCGCGAGATTCGCATGGCGCTGCTCGAAGCCGATGTGAACTTCAAGGTCGTGAAAGCGTTCGTCGACCGCGTTCGCGACCGGGCCGTCGATCAAGAAGTTCTCCGTAGCCTCACGCCAGACCAGCACGTCGTCCGCATCGTCCGGGACGAGATGTTGGCGCTCTTCGGCGACGCGCAGGGCGGGTTGGCGCCCACCTCCGAGACGCCGCGCGTAATCCTCTTGTTAGGGCTGCAGGGGTCCGGTAAGACGACGACCACAGCGAAGCTCGGGAGGTGGCTGGCGCGCCAGGGACGGCACCCGATCGTCGTGTCGACCGACGTCCGACGGCCCGCCGCGATCGAGCAGCTCACGCTGCTCGGCCGTCAGGCCAGTCTGCGCGTGCACGATCCGGACGGCAACCTGGATCCGGTGTCTCGAGCGTCCGGCGCCGTCGCACAAGCGAAGACGCTTGGCTTCGACGTCGTGCTCGTCGACACGGCGGGGCGTCTCCACATCGATGACGAGCTCATGGGGGAGCTCGAGCGCATCAAAGCGGCTGTTACGCCCAGCGACATGCTGTATGTCGCAGACGCCATGACCGGGCAGGATGCCATCAAGAGTGCCGGTGAGTTCAACCGCCGGATTGGCATCAGCGGCGTGGTGCTGAGCAAGATGGATGGCGACGCGCGAGGTGGTGCAGCGCTCTCGGTGGTCTCGGTCGTGGGCGTGCCCATTGCATTCGTGGGCAGCGGGGAGCGATTGGATGATCTCGAGTCGTTCCACGCCGAGCGTGTGGTGTCGCGCGTGCTCGGTATGGGTGACGTGCTGTCACTCATCGAGAAGGCCGAGCAGGTGGTCACCGAAGAGGAAGCGGTCCGCCTCGAGGACAAGCTGCGGTCTGCCTCCTTCACGCTCGAGGATTTCCGCGATCAGCTCCGGACGATACGGCGCATGGGGCCGCTGGAAAATCTGCTGGGCATGCTGCCAGGCTTTGCGCAGGTGAAGAGCCAGCTCGCCGGCGGCGTGGACGAGAAGCAGATCACCCGCGTCGAGGCGATCATCGATTCGATGACGTCAAAGGAGCGGGACCACCACCAGATCCTCAACGGCAGCCGGCGCAAGCGCATCGCGCGCGGCAGCGGAACGTCGGTCGAAGAGGTGAACCGCCTGCTCAAGCAGTTCGTGCAGATGAAGAAGATGCTCAAGATGATGGGGCCAGGGTCCGGTGGCGGCAAGGGGAAGAAGAAGATGCGCAAGCAGCTTGGCGCCATCCGACAGATGATGGAGGCCGAGCGTTGGTGAATTCCAGAAAGGTTCTTACATGCTAGTAATCCGGCTGCGCCGCCATGGTGCGAAACGAAGTCCGTTCTATCGAATCGTCGTCGCCGAGGATGCGAGCCGACGTGACGGGCGGTTCGTCGAGGTGATCGGTCACTACAATCCCCGCACGAAGCCCGAGCAGGTAAAGCTCGATTACGAGCGGCTCGCGCATTGGCAGTCGAAGGGCGCGCAGGTCAGCGACACGGTTCGGACGCTCGCCGTGCGTCACAAGGGGGCGGTCGCGGCGGAGCGGGGGACCATCCGTGAAGGGGGCGAACCGGTGCCGGAGACTGCCGGCGCCGTTGCCGACACGACGGCCCCGCCGCCCAGCGCGGCGCCAGATGCCGGGACCGAGGAGGCCGGACCGAGCCCGGAGCAAGCCCCGTCGTGAGCCACGCGCGCGCGGTCGTCGAGGTGATTGCCCGGACGTTGGCGGATCACCCAGAGCACGTCGCAATCACGGAGGAACAACACCGCGGCACAGCGGTGCTCGAGCTCTATATGGAGCCTGGAGATCTC includes:
- a CDS encoding bifunctional 3,4-dihydroxy-2-butanone-4-phosphate synthase/GTP cyclohydrolase II, which codes for MSTKIRLAKGARRERLPFARIEEAVEAFRAGRMVIIVDDEDRENEGDLALAAEKVTPEAINFMATHGRGLICLSMTAERLDELQIPLMVQDNTSCYGTAFCVTIEAKYKTTTGISASDRAATILTAIDPNTQPFDLARPGHVFPLRARAGGVLVRAGQTEASVDLARIAGLTPAAVICEIMNSDGTMARVPDLRRVARKHDLLVITIADLIRYRVRTERMVRRIAAAQLPTGFGEFRVFAYESDIDGQGHVALVRGDVGDGESIMVRVHSKCLTGDVFHSMRCDCGAQLHRALERIAQEGRGILLYLHQEGRGIGLANKIRAYELQDQGYDTVEANERLGFKADQRDYGIGAQILRDLGVCSMRLLTNNPRKFIGLEGYGLSIVDTLPIEIPVSEHTRRYLKAKKDKLGHKLSSV
- a CDS encoding KH domain-containing protein is translated as MSHARAVVEVIARTLADHPEHVAITEEQHRGTAVLELYMEPGDLGRVIGRQGRTATALRTLVALAADRDGHRVQLEFRDWPPAGHDQ
- the rpsP gene encoding 30S ribosomal protein S16 encodes the protein MLVIRLRRHGAKRSPFYRIVVAEDASRRDGRFVEVIGHYNPRTKPEQVKLDYERLAHWQSKGAQVSDTVRTLAVRHKGAVAAERGTIREGGEPVPETAGAVADTTAPPPSAAPDAGTEEAGPSPEQAPS
- a CDS encoding riboflavin synthase, whose product is MFTGLIEAVGEIVAREIFEHGERLHITAPIADELSVGDSIATSGVCLTVTALTSSAWSVDVSPETLRVTTLGQIEPGRLVNLERPLRVGASFGGHFVQGHVDGIGSLMSVVEEGEFHRITVSYPAVLAPFMVSKGAIAVDGVSLTIADLRNGEFDAQIVPHTWRATALQRTRVGDAVNLECDMLGKYVIRFLEFRAP
- the ribD gene encoding bifunctional diaminohydroxyphosphoribosylaminopyrimidine deaminase/5-amino-6-(5-phosphoribosylamino)uracil reductase RibD; the encoded protein is MSLDASAQDAVDRELMRRALRLAERGRGQTSPNPLVGAIIVSRSGVLVGSGHHRRAGGPHAEIMALEEAGGAARGATLYCTLEPCCHQGRTGPCVVPIAASGIQRVVIPLEDPDPRVAGRGVQYLREHGIRVDVGIGRDEAVTLNAAFFTGLRERRPHVTIKIAISQDGRIAAAPGQRTPVTGEAALRRVQRLRAEVDAVGVGSETALVDDPLLTVREVYRARPLVRAVFDRRLRTPPTSRLLSAPERGTVWIITTQARVEDAAERVRALEAAGATLVCLDQGHLVSALAELYARGIQSLLVEGGALLHRACWDAGVVDRVEIHQSPRVLGSGGVAWMMPAETVVERLSGTRRTTAGDDVIVTGDVRRG
- the ftsY gene encoding signal recognition particle-docking protein FtsY, which produces MGFFDRLKASLDRTKQQFRGRFDDLTGAADQQRASTRTVEVDTLEALEELLISADVGVAATERIVATVGQRARRGQSLGHLVQEEILQIFDEVNQPPPDGATPRIMLLVGVNGTGKTTTVGKLANLFRMSGQAPLVCAADTFRAAAVEQLEVWTTRAGVDFVRAHPGGDPAAVVFDAIKSAQTRRRDPVIVDTAGRLHTRVNLMNELEKIKRIAGREVEGAPHDVLLVLDATVGQNGLVQAQQFMNAAGVNGIVLTKLDGTAKGGVAVAIAQDLRLPIRYVGTGETIEDLVPFSAGEYVQALFEETW
- a CDS encoding signal recognition particle protein; the protein is MFESLSTRLQDVFRSLRGEARLTPELVEVALREIRMALLEADVNFKVVKAFVDRVRDRAVDQEVLRSLTPDQHVVRIVRDEMLALFGDAQGGLAPTSETPRVILLLGLQGSGKTTTTAKLGRWLARQGRHPIVVSTDVRRPAAIEQLTLLGRQASLRVHDPDGNLDPVSRASGAVAQAKTLGFDVVLVDTAGRLHIDDELMGELERIKAAVTPSDMLYVADAMTGQDAIKSAGEFNRRIGISGVVLSKMDGDARGGAALSVVSVVGVPIAFVGSGERLDDLESFHAERVVSRVLGMGDVLSLIEKAEQVVTEEEAVRLEDKLRSASFTLEDFRDQLRTIRRMGPLENLLGMLPGFAQVKSQLAGGVDEKQITRVEAIIDSMTSKERDHHQILNGSRRKRIARGSGTSVEEVNRLLKQFVQMKKMLKMMGPGSGGGKGKKKMRKQLGAIRQMMEAERW
- a CDS encoding NAD(P)H-dependent glycerol-3-phosphate dehydrogenase, whose product is MSTIAVIGAGSWGTAFAIHLARRGHEVRLWARDPALAADIAKRRANAVYLPDAVLPDGVTPVARLDEALSGASVAVCTVPSHGVRLVLRAAAPHLEPGVVLVSGTKGLETGSLLRVSEVIHDEIGAAHPIVVLSGPSFATEVARGLPAAVCVASTESAAVERVQAEFRGPSLRLYGSTDVVGVEIGGALKNVIAIAAGVVEGLGLGANAMAALITRGLVEVSRLACALGGRRDTLAGLSGLGDLVLTCTGELSRNHHVGVELGKGRPLHEILAGMKMVAEGVKTTEAAVALGARLGVELPIARQMADVLGDRKAPRIAVEELMARPQRNELE